One Spea bombifrons isolate aSpeBom1 chromosome 1, aSpeBom1.2.pri, whole genome shotgun sequence DNA window includes the following coding sequences:
- the SUSD1 gene encoding sushi domain-containing protein 1 isoform X2, translating to MTSSWRKLVLSLNMSLLFLFCAQGVEATSIETCKSCHVNATCVEKDNKYTCMCNFGLIGNGRTLCLDKDECQIGAHSICGNHTACHNTHGSFYCICLKGYRPSNNNENFIPNDGTFCTDIDECGVSNVCGHNSKCKNTPGSYECYCVEGYRPMNGMEPFQESNEKSFCTDVDECSVPDICGHNSRCKNIPGSYECYCAEGYSVMNGTEPFQANGNTSLCLAVDCGPPPVTPNSIVDPFMNSTAGSMVTYRCAQGFIAAGGQNTSFCTAEGRWAGDSLICKAVDCGLPYTMPNAVIYSSLSTTFGSKVMYKCAKGFVSEGGNDTSTCTESGRWEGATLMCKEIHCGNPPSIPNAIVVWNGTANLGSELQYECMTGFHERGNRNVAKCTVNETWENINFTCTEVDCGMPSIMENAEMLWNNRSTLGSFVNYLCRPGFKENGGKNISLCMADGVWEKLNLTCTVKEGLISNISISNDSCIRWEKSNEIMNWTVLYKFSIYGVEQDQRDIVSMMSFNYSTDYQSPTVCLDLLPGNNYNVTITAFSSDVLLTKLSVKVHTAMKGKPGNIMVFNETCLQWTKSSRKAGFSETYTVLIRGKMWSSGNLLQDIIFNFSTDKMILVLCLELPPAAEYFVYVTGLSTDFSSHVHVNSSVAENANSTTQFNETCLSWNKRADGLRELYKLQLQGGRWYPMELLPELPFNISADQNISSVCLDQPRDTQPTVHVTETPNNHNTQLTTASCGGGHFRELTVLNETCLCWRRQSRTKEIYTLVINGYRWYQMDFRHRLVFNVTTQEEVPLLCLELHPATNYTVTIISVLYQQHPAQVNITTSIAVPPLPKAMFKVVQGQLPRVSFHRVDEKHGLISSYQVFVIHLVSLCSFSCESLEAVTYFTNKSKTLGYITAEFFPRDISDHLEFSVGDRKYYGEFYNAPLARGEDYCIILRIISKWDKMKTQSCMVVAEIRDLPPPRHHVTVVLLASIAFVCFLAFMTYTMTRCCKRYELVKRVNI from the exons ATCAATAGAGACGTGTAAATCGTGCCACGTGAATGCTACATGTGTAGAGAAAGATAACAAATATACCTGCATGTGTAACTTTGGACTGATTGGAAATGGGAGGACGCTTTGTTTGG ATAAAGATGAATGCCAGATTGGAGCACATAGTATATGTGGGAATCATACTGCCTGCCATAATACACACGGAAGCTTCTACTGTATATGTCTGAAAGGATATCGGCCATCCAATAACAATGAGAATTTTATACCCAACGATGGCACGTTCTGTACAG ATATTGATGAATGTGGTGTATCAAATGTATGTGGACATAACAGCAAGTGTAAAAATACCCCAGGAAGTTATGAGTGTTACTGTGTAGAGGGATATCGGCCAATGAACGGCATGGAACCTTTTCAAGAAAGTAATGAAAAATCCTTTTGCACAG atGTTGATGAGTGTAGTGTACCGGACATCTGTGGACACAACAGCCGTTGTAAAAATATTCCTGGGAGCTATGAGTGTTACTGTGCAGAGGGCTATAGCGTGATGAATGGCACAGAACCCTTTCAGGCAAATGGAAATACGTCTTTGTGTCTAG CTGTTGACTGTGGGCCACCACCAGTTACTCCAAATTCCATTGTGGACCCATTCATGAACAGCACTGCGGGAAGTATGGTAACATATAGGTGTGCGCAAGGATTCATCGCTGCCGGAGGTCAGAACACATCTTTCTGCACAGCCGAAGGAAGGTGGGCTGGAGACTCTCTCATCTGCAAAG CTGTTGACTGTGGACTGCCATACACCATGCCCAACGCTGTGATTTACTCATCCCTAAGCACCACATTTGGAAGTAAAGTGATGTACAAGTGTGCCAAAGGATTTGTCTCAGAAGGCGGTAATGACACTTCAACCTGCACAGAATCAGGGAGGTGGGAAGGTGCAACGTTGATGTGCAAAG AAATACATTGTGGGAACCCACCTTCAATTCCCAATGCTATAGTTGTTTGGAACGGAACTGCAAACCTGGGGAGTGAGCTGCAGTATGAATGTATGACAGGTTTCCATGAAAGGGGCAACAGGAATGTGGCTAAATGCACCGTCAATGAAACATGGGAAAATATTAACTTCACATGCACAG AGGTTGACTGTGGAATGCCTTCAATAATGGAAAATGCTGAAATGCTTTGGAACAACCGCTCCACTCTGGGAAGTTTTGTCAACTATCTGTGCAGGCCTGGATTCAAAGAGAATGGGGGGAAGAATATCTCTCTCTGCATGGCAGATGGTGTTTGGGAAAAACTGAATCTGACATGCACAG TGAAAGAAGGCTTAATAAGCAACATTTCCATTTCCAATGACTCTTGTATACGATGGGAAAAGAGCAATGAAATAATGAATTGGACCGTATTGTATAAG TTCAGTATCTACGGAGTGGAGCAGGATCAAAGGGATATAGTGAGCATGATGTCCTTCAACTATTCTACAGATTACCAGTCCCCAACTGTGTGTTTAGACCTTCTTCCAGGAAACAACTACAATGTCACAATTACAGCCTTTTCATCTGATGTCCTACTGACAAAATTAAGTGTAAAGGTGCATACAGCTA TGAAAGGAAAGCCTGGAAATATCATGGTATTCAATGAAACATGTTTGCAGTGGACTAAAAGTTCAAGGAAAGCTGGGTTTAGTGAAACATACACA GTATTGATTCGTGGTAAGATGTGGTCATCCGGAAACCTGCTTCAGGACATAATATTTAACTTCAGTACAGACAAAATGATCCTGGTGCTGTGTCTCGAGCttccaccagcagcagaatattTCGTATATGTCACAGGGTTATCCACAGACTTTTCTAGCCACGTTCATGTCAATAGCTCAGTAGCTG AAAATGCAAACTCAACCACACAATTTAACGAAACTTGTTTGAGTTGGAACAAACGTGCAGATGGCTTGCGAGAGTTATACAAA CTTCAGCTACAAGGAGGAAGATGGTATCCAATGGAATTGCTTCCTGAATTGCCTTTTAACATAAGCGCAGACCAAAATATATCTTCTGTGTGTTTGGATCAACCCAGAGACACACAACCCACTGTACATGTGACGGAAACTCCAAATAATCACAACACACAGCTAACTACTGCATCGTGTG gtGGGGGACACTTTAGAGAGCTGACTGTACTCAATGAAACATGCTTGTGTTGGAGGAGACAATCAAGAACCAAAGAGATATACACG CTTGTTATCAATGGATACAGATGGTACCAGATGGATTTCAGACACAGACTTGTGTTTAATGTTACCACACAAGAGGAGGTCCCTCTACTCTGCTTAGAACTGCACCCAGCCACAAACTACACGGTGACCATTATCTCAGTGTTATACCAACAACACCCTGCCCAGGTCAACATAACTACCAGCATAGCAG tgcccccacttcccaaagcaatgttcAAGGTAGTACAAGGTCAGTTACCACGAGTGAGCTTTCATCGGGTTGATGAGAAACACGGACTCATCAG tTCCTACCAGGTCTTTGTGATCCATTTGGTTTCCCTGTGCTCCTTTTCATGCGAGTCTTTGGAGGCTGTTACATATTTCACTAATAAATCCAAGACCCTTGGATACATCACTGCAGAATTCTTTCCTCGTGACATTTCAGACCATCTGGAGTTCTCAGTTGGGGATAGAAAATACTATGGCGAATTTTACAACGCTCCTTTAGCAAGAGGGGAAGACTATTGCATCATACTAAGGATTATAAGCAAGTGGGACAAG ATGAAAACACAGTCATGTATGGTCGTGGCGGAAATAAGAG ATTTGCCTCCTCCTAGGCATCACGTGACAGTGGTCTTACTAGCTTCGATCGCATTTGTCTGTTTTCTTGCATTTATGACATATACAATGACACG
- the SUSD1 gene encoding sushi domain-containing protein 1 isoform X1, with product MTSSWRKLVLSLNMSLLFLFCAQGVEATSIETCKSCHVNATCVEKDNKYTCMCNFGLIGNGRTLCLDKDECQIGAHSICGNHTACHNTHGSFYCICLKGYRPSNNNENFIPNDGTFCTDIDECGVSNVCGHNSKCKNTPGSYECYCVEGYRPMNGMEPFQESNEKSFCTDVDECSVPDICGHNSRCKNIPGSYECYCAEGYSVMNGTEPFQANGNTSLCLAVDCGPPPVTPNSIVDPFMNSTAGSMVTYRCAQGFIAAGGQNTSFCTAEGRWAGDSLICKAVDCGLPYTMPNAVIYSSLSTTFGSKVMYKCAKGFVSEGGNDTSTCTESGRWEGATLMCKVVDCGPPPTILHASSSLQKNTTYGSTLIFQCWNGYVMDSGDGTATCNEDGRWVGADLICREIHCGNPPSIPNAIVVWNGTANLGSELQYECMTGFHERGNRNVAKCTVNETWENINFTCTEVDCGMPSIMENAEMLWNNRSTLGSFVNYLCRPGFKENGGKNISLCMADGVWEKLNLTCTVKEGLISNISISNDSCIRWEKSNEIMNWTVLYKFSIYGVEQDQRDIVSMMSFNYSTDYQSPTVCLDLLPGNNYNVTITAFSSDVLLTKLSVKVHTAMKGKPGNIMVFNETCLQWTKSSRKAGFSETYTVLIRGKMWSSGNLLQDIIFNFSTDKMILVLCLELPPAAEYFVYVTGLSTDFSSHVHVNSSVAENANSTTQFNETCLSWNKRADGLRELYKLQLQGGRWYPMELLPELPFNISADQNISSVCLDQPRDTQPTVHVTETPNNHNTQLTTASCGGGHFRELTVLNETCLCWRRQSRTKEIYTLVINGYRWYQMDFRHRLVFNVTTQEEVPLLCLELHPATNYTVTIISVLYQQHPAQVNITTSIAVPPLPKAMFKVVQGQLPRVSFHRVDEKHGLISSYQVFVIHLVSLCSFSCESLEAVTYFTNKSKTLGYITAEFFPRDISDHLEFSVGDRKYYGEFYNAPLARGEDYCIILRIISKWDKMKTQSCMVVAEIRDLPPPRHHVTVVLLASIAFVCFLAFMTYTMTRCCKRYELVKRVNI from the exons ATCAATAGAGACGTGTAAATCGTGCCACGTGAATGCTACATGTGTAGAGAAAGATAACAAATATACCTGCATGTGTAACTTTGGACTGATTGGAAATGGGAGGACGCTTTGTTTGG ATAAAGATGAATGCCAGATTGGAGCACATAGTATATGTGGGAATCATACTGCCTGCCATAATACACACGGAAGCTTCTACTGTATATGTCTGAAAGGATATCGGCCATCCAATAACAATGAGAATTTTATACCCAACGATGGCACGTTCTGTACAG ATATTGATGAATGTGGTGTATCAAATGTATGTGGACATAACAGCAAGTGTAAAAATACCCCAGGAAGTTATGAGTGTTACTGTGTAGAGGGATATCGGCCAATGAACGGCATGGAACCTTTTCAAGAAAGTAATGAAAAATCCTTTTGCACAG atGTTGATGAGTGTAGTGTACCGGACATCTGTGGACACAACAGCCGTTGTAAAAATATTCCTGGGAGCTATGAGTGTTACTGTGCAGAGGGCTATAGCGTGATGAATGGCACAGAACCCTTTCAGGCAAATGGAAATACGTCTTTGTGTCTAG CTGTTGACTGTGGGCCACCACCAGTTACTCCAAATTCCATTGTGGACCCATTCATGAACAGCACTGCGGGAAGTATGGTAACATATAGGTGTGCGCAAGGATTCATCGCTGCCGGAGGTCAGAACACATCTTTCTGCACAGCCGAAGGAAGGTGGGCTGGAGACTCTCTCATCTGCAAAG CTGTTGACTGTGGACTGCCATACACCATGCCCAACGCTGTGATTTACTCATCCCTAAGCACCACATTTGGAAGTAAAGTGATGTACAAGTGTGCCAAAGGATTTGTCTCAGAAGGCGGTAATGACACTTCAACCTGCACAGAATCAGGGAGGTGGGAAGGTGCAACGTTGATGTGCAAAG TTGTAGATTGCGGACCCCCACCCACCATCCTACATGCCTCTTCAAGTTTACAAAAGAACACAACTTATGGAAGCACACTCATTTTTCAGTGCTGGAACGGTTATGTTATGGATTCTGGAGACGGCACTGCCACTTGTAATGAAGATGGGCGTTGGGTGGGAGCTGACCTCATTTGCAGAG AAATACATTGTGGGAACCCACCTTCAATTCCCAATGCTATAGTTGTTTGGAACGGAACTGCAAACCTGGGGAGTGAGCTGCAGTATGAATGTATGACAGGTTTCCATGAAAGGGGCAACAGGAATGTGGCTAAATGCACCGTCAATGAAACATGGGAAAATATTAACTTCACATGCACAG AGGTTGACTGTGGAATGCCTTCAATAATGGAAAATGCTGAAATGCTTTGGAACAACCGCTCCACTCTGGGAAGTTTTGTCAACTATCTGTGCAGGCCTGGATTCAAAGAGAATGGGGGGAAGAATATCTCTCTCTGCATGGCAGATGGTGTTTGGGAAAAACTGAATCTGACATGCACAG TGAAAGAAGGCTTAATAAGCAACATTTCCATTTCCAATGACTCTTGTATACGATGGGAAAAGAGCAATGAAATAATGAATTGGACCGTATTGTATAAG TTCAGTATCTACGGAGTGGAGCAGGATCAAAGGGATATAGTGAGCATGATGTCCTTCAACTATTCTACAGATTACCAGTCCCCAACTGTGTGTTTAGACCTTCTTCCAGGAAACAACTACAATGTCACAATTACAGCCTTTTCATCTGATGTCCTACTGACAAAATTAAGTGTAAAGGTGCATACAGCTA TGAAAGGAAAGCCTGGAAATATCATGGTATTCAATGAAACATGTTTGCAGTGGACTAAAAGTTCAAGGAAAGCTGGGTTTAGTGAAACATACACA GTATTGATTCGTGGTAAGATGTGGTCATCCGGAAACCTGCTTCAGGACATAATATTTAACTTCAGTACAGACAAAATGATCCTGGTGCTGTGTCTCGAGCttccaccagcagcagaatattTCGTATATGTCACAGGGTTATCCACAGACTTTTCTAGCCACGTTCATGTCAATAGCTCAGTAGCTG AAAATGCAAACTCAACCACACAATTTAACGAAACTTGTTTGAGTTGGAACAAACGTGCAGATGGCTTGCGAGAGTTATACAAA CTTCAGCTACAAGGAGGAAGATGGTATCCAATGGAATTGCTTCCTGAATTGCCTTTTAACATAAGCGCAGACCAAAATATATCTTCTGTGTGTTTGGATCAACCCAGAGACACACAACCCACTGTACATGTGACGGAAACTCCAAATAATCACAACACACAGCTAACTACTGCATCGTGTG gtGGGGGACACTTTAGAGAGCTGACTGTACTCAATGAAACATGCTTGTGTTGGAGGAGACAATCAAGAACCAAAGAGATATACACG CTTGTTATCAATGGATACAGATGGTACCAGATGGATTTCAGACACAGACTTGTGTTTAATGTTACCACACAAGAGGAGGTCCCTCTACTCTGCTTAGAACTGCACCCAGCCACAAACTACACGGTGACCATTATCTCAGTGTTATACCAACAACACCCTGCCCAGGTCAACATAACTACCAGCATAGCAG tgcccccacttcccaaagcaatgttcAAGGTAGTACAAGGTCAGTTACCACGAGTGAGCTTTCATCGGGTTGATGAGAAACACGGACTCATCAG tTCCTACCAGGTCTTTGTGATCCATTTGGTTTCCCTGTGCTCCTTTTCATGCGAGTCTTTGGAGGCTGTTACATATTTCACTAATAAATCCAAGACCCTTGGATACATCACTGCAGAATTCTTTCCTCGTGACATTTCAGACCATCTGGAGTTCTCAGTTGGGGATAGAAAATACTATGGCGAATTTTACAACGCTCCTTTAGCAAGAGGGGAAGACTATTGCATCATACTAAGGATTATAAGCAAGTGGGACAAG ATGAAAACACAGTCATGTATGGTCGTGGCGGAAATAAGAG ATTTGCCTCCTCCTAGGCATCACGTGACAGTGGTCTTACTAGCTTCGATCGCATTTGTCTGTTTTCTTGCATTTATGACATATACAATGACACG